TCGGGCGATCTACAAAGAGATCGAAAAATCGGGTCTGCCGGTTTATAACGTGATGAAAATGTTCGCCAACAACGTGCATTTTCTCGGCGGACTGCTGAATTTTGTCCACGGGCTGTATGCGGGCAACAACAAGCTCGATCCGCGCCTGCGCGAACTCGCCTATCTGCGGGCCTCGCAGGCTAACGCCTGCCATTATTGAATTCCTACCCACGTGGCGCTCGGTCGGAGCGTCGGTTTGAGCGACGATGACATGGCGGCGATGGCGAACGCGGCGACGAATCCGCGCTTCGACGCAACCGATCGGCTGGTGCTCGAATACTCGGAAGTGCTGACCAAGACCAATCGCGTGAGCAATGAATTGTTCGAGCGCTTGGCGGCGCGCTTCTCGCGCGAGGAGATCGTCGAGCTCTGCTTCACGGTCGGACTCTCCAACCTCGTCAATCGCGTGCACGCAACCTTCAACACCGATCTCGACGAGACGACCAAAGCCTCGGTTCCCGACGCCGCCTTCTGCCCGATTGGCCGCTGAGGCAAATGCCGCGTGGCAGGCCCAGCGGCTCTGAAGCGATAACGCACCAGGAGACTGTCGTCCGCTGCGAGCGACTGGCAAACACGCTCGCAGAGCTTTATCCGGACGCGCGGATCAGCCTCGACTTTGCGACCCCGTGGCAGTGCTTGGCCGCGACGATTCTCTCGGCCCAATGCACCGACGAACGGGTCAATCAGGTAACACCGGAATTGTTTCGGCGCTTTCCGGACGTCGCGGCAATGGCCGCGGCGCCGGAGAAGCAGCTCCGCGAGCTGATCGTGAGAACGGGCTTTTTTCGCCAGAAGACCCGCTCGCTGCAAAACGCGGCGCGCGCGCTACTCGAGCGCTTCGGCGGCGAGATTCCGCGCCGGATGGAGGAACTTGTCACGCTGCCGGGCGTCGGCCGCAAGACCGCGAACGTGATCCTCGGCCATGTCTTCGGCCAACCGGGCTTGGTGGTCGATACCCACGTCCGGCGGTTGTCGAAGCGGCTCGGCCTGACCACCCATAGCGATCCCGACAAGATCGAGCTGGATTTGCAGAAGCTGCTGCCGCCTTCCGACTGGACGCCCTTCTCGATGCGGCTGATTCTGCACGGCCGTCGCGTCTGCTACGCCCGCGCCCCGCGATGCGAGAGCTGCACGCTGCGCCCCGACTGTCCGCGGATAGGCGTCGGGTCGATTGCAAAGGCGCGCCGCGCTTCGTAAGCTCCGCCGCATGGCCGCTCGCGATCTCCGCTTTTATCTCGATTACAAAAGCCCCTACGCCTATTTGGCTGTGGACCCGGTCCGTGAGCTGGAACGCGAATTCGCGATCAAGTTCACCTGGCTGCCCTGCGTCCTCTACATCCCGGATTTTCTCGGCACGGTTGAAGGCCGCAATGAGCATCAATGGCGGCGCGTGCGCTACAGCTACATGGACGCGCGCCGGCTCGCGAACCGCCGAGGGCTGATCGTCAAAGGTCCGCAGAAACTTTTCGATTCGTCGATCGTCGCGATCGGGATGCTCTACGCGCAGCGCCGCGGCACCTTCGACAAGTATAACGACCTGGCCTTCGAGCGCTTCTGGAAACGCGAGCTCGATATCGAAGATTCCGCCGCGATTACTGCGATACTCAAGGAGAGCGGCGCGCCGGTGGAAGCGTTCCCCGACTTTCTCGCCGGCGAAGGCCGCGCCGAGCTCGAGCGCATCACGCATGAAGCCGAGAGCGCCGGGGTTTTCGGCGTACCGACTTTTGTCATCGACGGCGAGGTTTTCTGGGGCGGCGATCGCCTCTGGATGGTGCGCGAGAAACTCGCGGAAAAATGAGGACTGGCATGGACGAACTGATTTTTGACAAGGGCGAGATCGCGACCGTGACGGTCAACCGGCCCAAGGCCCTCAACGCGCTCAACCGCACCGTGGTCGAGGAGCTCGCCCGCGTGCTGCGCGACGTCCGCCACGATCCCTCGATTCGCGTGCTGATCGTCACCGGCGCCGGCGATCGCGCCTTCGTTGCCGGCGCCGATATCGCCGCGATGTCCGCCATGTCTACCACCGACGGCATGGAATTCTGCCGCCTCGGTCATCGCGTGATGGCGACCTTCGAGGAGCTGCCGATCCCGGTGATCGCCGCGGTCAACGGCTTTGCGCTCGGCGGCG
The Candidatus Binataceae bacterium genome window above contains:
- a CDS encoding DsbA family protein — encoded protein: MAARDLRFYLDYKSPYAYLAVDPVRELEREFAIKFTWLPCVLYIPDFLGTVEGRNEHQWRRVRYSYMDARRLANRRGLIVKGPQKLFDSSIVAIGMLYAQRRGTFDKYNDLAFERFWKRELDIEDSAAITAILKESGAPVEAFPDFLAGEGRAELERITHEAESAGVFGVPTFVIDGEVFWGGDRLWMVREKLAEK
- a CDS encoding carboxymuconolactone decarboxylase family protein, whose amino-acid sequence is MSRIPLVEPEDASPEIRAIYKEIEKSGLPVYNVMKMFANNVHFLGGLLNFVHGLYAGNNKLDPRLRELAYLRASQANACHY
- the nth gene encoding endonuclease III, with the translated sequence MPRGRPSGSEAITHQETVVRCERLANTLAELYPDARISLDFATPWQCLAATILSAQCTDERVNQVTPELFRRFPDVAAMAAAPEKQLRELIVRTGFFRQKTRSLQNAARALLERFGGEIPRRMEELVTLPGVGRKTANVILGHVFGQPGLVVDTHVRRLSKRLGLTTHSDPDKIELDLQKLLPPSDWTPFSMRLILHGRRVCYARAPRCESCTLRPDCPRIGVGSIAKARRAS